A stretch of Spirosoma oryzicola DNA encodes these proteins:
- a CDS encoding 3-keto-disaccharide hydrolase, whose amino-acid sequence MKIAPLSLAFCVGIVGLALSQSATAQPEPNKQTPQSTEIWEPVPPVITPGTTSAATSGTTPPSDAIVLFDGKNTDQWVAIKGYSPESWEKTNEGPLKWPVQDGVMYSTKGFSARSKKEFNDFQLHLEFKTPEKVEGNGQGRGNSGVFLQGRYELQVLDNYNNPTYVDGMVGSIYKQAIPLVNPSRKPGEWQTYDVIYQAPRFNKAGMMLDYAYVTVLLNGILVQNHAAIRGTTEYIGYPKVQPHGAGPILLQDHGNPVGFRNIWVREL is encoded by the coding sequence ATGAAGATCGCTCCGCTATCGCTCGCTTTTTGCGTTGGTATCGTTGGTTTAGCCCTCTCTCAATCAGCTACGGCCCAGCCCGAACCGAATAAGCAAACGCCACAATCCACCGAAATTTGGGAACCTGTGCCACCGGTTATAACACCTGGTACAACGTCCGCTGCTACTAGCGGTACAACGCCCCCGTCGGACGCTATCGTCCTTTTTGACGGTAAAAACACGGACCAGTGGGTCGCTATCAAAGGCTATTCACCCGAAAGTTGGGAGAAAACAAACGAAGGTCCGTTGAAGTGGCCCGTTCAGGATGGGGTAATGTATTCGACAAAAGGGTTTTCGGCTCGCTCGAAAAAAGAATTTAATGATTTTCAGCTTCACCTTGAGTTCAAAACACCCGAAAAAGTAGAGGGTAACGGACAGGGACGCGGCAACAGCGGTGTCTTCCTGCAAGGTCGCTACGAGCTTCAGGTTCTCGACAACTACAACAACCCCACCTACGTTGACGGCATGGTCGGGTCGATCTACAAGCAGGCTATTCCGTTGGTAAACCCTAGCCGGAAACCCGGTGAGTGGCAAACCTACGACGTAATTTATCAGGCTCCCCGCTTCAACAAAGCCGGCATGATGCTGGATTACGCGTACGTAACAGTATTGCTTAACGGTATCCTTGTGCAGAACCACGCAGCCATTCGGGGAACGACCGAGTACATCGGCTACCCGAAAGTACAACCCCACGGTGCGGGTCCGATTCTGTTGCAAGACCACGGCAACCCGGTTGGTTTCCGTAACATTTGGGTTCGGGAATTGTAA
- a CDS encoding SixA phosphatase family protein has protein sequence MRTSLLFIVLLTLLSSCSKTVIYIVRHGEKVSEADTTNLSPAGFARAAALADTLAGKGIDSIFSTPFRRTRQTAEPLAKRTGLRIADYPAKPTEAIVRRLGKIRGKTVLVVGHSNTILEIAKGLGAQPTMSTIESGDFDNLFRVQIIRGPFVHSTTLIQKTYGQITPP, from the coding sequence ATGCGTACTTCTTTGCTTTTTATTGTCCTGCTTACGCTGCTGAGCAGCTGCTCGAAGACCGTTATCTACATCGTTCGTCACGGTGAAAAAGTGAGTGAGGCAGACACGACGAACCTGAGTCCGGCTGGCTTTGCGCGGGCGGCTGCGTTGGCCGACACGTTGGCGGGCAAAGGTATCGACTCGATTTTCTCGACTCCTTTCCGACGTACCCGGCAAACCGCCGAACCCTTAGCGAAGCGTACGGGATTACGCATTGCGGACTACCCGGCTAAACCCACGGAGGCTATCGTTCGACGGTTAGGAAAGATTCGGGGTAAAACCGTGCTCGTCGTCGGACACAGCAATACCATTCTGGAGATTGCCAAAGGGCTGGGTGCACAGCCGACCATGAGTACCATTGAATCCGGTGATTTCGACAATTTATTTCGGGTCCAGATCATTCGTGGACCGTTTGTTCATTCTACCACACTGATACAAAAGACGTACGGCCAGATAACCCCTCCTTAG